One window of the Macaca thibetana thibetana isolate TM-01 chromosome 1, ASM2454274v1, whole genome shotgun sequence genome contains the following:
- the FASLG gene encoding tumor necrosis factor ligand superfamily member 6 — protein MQQPFNYPYPQIYWVDSSASSPWAPPGTVLPCPTSVPRRPGQRRPPPPPPPPPLPPPPPPPLPPLPLPPLKKRGNHSTGLCLLVMFFMVLVALVGLGLGMFQLFHLQKELAELRESTSQKHTASSLEKQIGHPSPPPEKKEQRKVAHLTGKPNSRSMPLEWEDTYGIVLLSGVKYKKGGLVINETGLYFVYSKVYFRGQSCTNLPLSHKVYMRNSKYPQDLVMMEGKMMSYCTTGQMWAHSSYLGAVFNLTSADHLYVNVSELSLVNFEESQTFFGLYKL, from the exons ATGCAGCAGCCCTTCAATTACCCATATCCCCAGATCTACTGGGTGGACAGCAGTGCCAGCTCTCCCTGGGCCCCTCCAGGCACAGTTCTTCCCTGTCCAACCTCTGTGCCCAGAAGGCCTGGTCAAAGGAGGCCAccaccaccgccgccgccgccgccactaCCACCTCCACCGCCACCACCACTGCCTCCACTACCGCTGCCACCCTTGAAGAAGAGGGGAAACCACAGCACAGGCCTTTGTCTCCTTGTGATGTTTTTCATGGTTCTGGTTGCCTTGGTAGGATTGGGACTGGGGATGTTTCAGCTCTTCCACTTACAGAAAGAGCTGGCAGAACTCCGAGAG TCTACCAGCCAGAAGCATACAGCATCATCTTTGGAGAAGCAAATAG GTCACCCCAGTCCACCCCCTGAGAAAAAGGAGCAGAGGAAAGTGGCCCATTTAACAG GCAAGCCCAACTCAAGGTCCATGCCTCTGGAATGGGAAGACACCTATGGAATTGTCCTGCTTTCTGGAGTGAAATATAAGAAGGGTGGCCTTGTGATCAATGAAACTGGGCTGTACTTTGTATATTCCAAAGTATACTTCCGGGGTCAATCTTGCACCAACCTGCCCCTGAGCCACAAGGTCTACATGAGGAACTCTAAGTATCCCCAGGATCTGGTGATGATGGAGGGGAAGATGATGAGCTACTGCACTACTGGGCAGATGTGGGCCCACAGCAGCTACCTGGGGGCAGTGTTCAATCTTACCAGTGCTGATCATTTATATGTCAATGTATCTGAGCTCTCTCTGGTCAATTTTGAGGAATCTCAGACATTTTTTGGCCTATATAAGCTCTAA